From Pirellulales bacterium:
TTGGCGGCATACAGGGCTTCATCGGCCCGCTTGATCAGCATGACTTCGTCTTCCATGGCCTGCGCTTGGGCCAACCCTCCGCTCACCGTGACGCTGAGCGACTTGCCTTCGAAATCGACGTTCCGCCCTGCGACAAAGGCGCAGGTGCGAGCGGCCCCGGCCTCCGATTCTTCGAGCGTCGTCGAAGGCATGATCACGGCGAATTCCTCGCCGCCGTAGCGAGCGACGATGTCCATTTGCCGTAGCGTCTCGCGCAGGCTCTGCGCGACCCCGCGAAGCACTTCGTCGCCGGCCAAGTGCCCGTGCGCATCATTGAATTTCTTGAATTGATCGACATCCACCATCAACAGGCAGAACGGCGTCGCCTTGCGTTGCCATTCCGCCAGCCGCTGGGACAATTCGCTGTCGAAGAGTCGGCGATTCGGGGCGCCGGTCAGGGCATCGGTCAGGGCGTCGGCGGCGTGGACCTCGATCTGGTGGGCCTGCTCCTGGAGCTTGACCTCGGCTGTTTTCAACTGCTGGTGCAGCCGCTCGTTGGCCTCGATGATTTGAGCCACGGCGCCCAACACAGCCGAATCCAGCGGAACACCGTCCGAGCGATTGGTCAGCTCGCTGCTGATCGCCTGCACCCGGGATGAATGCTCGCCCACGTCGGCGGCGACGCTCGTGGCCAATTCATTCAATTTCAAAAGCGCGGTGCGGGCCCTTTGCACGTCGCCGCCGTGCTTGCCCGGCGAAGCGCCTTGCTGGCTTCCACGCAACCACCAGCCGATCGCTCCGCCGGCGACTAACTCGACTACCGCCATCACGACTGCCAACAAAACGAGCGAAGATGAGTTCTCCACCGGGGACACCTATTGCCGATTCATGAGCTTTACCTGGTTCCCGTCTGCGATAGAACGCCGAGCCCCAAGCCCGACGATCGCCCCTTTGCCGTGGCATTCCTCCACCGCTATCGCAAAGCAGTTTTTCCTACAAACAAGGGAATTTAGGTCGCGGGGGGGGAATGTCAAAGGACTCGCAATTCAAGCATTTTCTCGTC
This genomic window contains:
- a CDS encoding GGDEF domain-containing protein produces the protein MENSSSLVLLAVVMAVVELVAGGAIGWWLRGSQQGASPGKHGGDVQRARTALLKLNELATSVAADVGEHSSRVQAISSELTNRSDGVPLDSAVLGAVAQIIEANERLHQQLKTAEVKLQEQAHQIEVHAADALTDALTGAPNRRLFDSELSQRLAEWQRKATPFCLLMVDVDQFKKFNDAHGHLAGDEVLRGVAQSLRETLRQMDIVARYGGEEFAVIMPSTTLEESEAGAARTCAFVAGRNVDFEGKSLSVTVSGGLAQAQAMEDEVMLIKRADEALYAAKNAGRNRMYLHDGQSVRPIGGIKSPPRTPPVASAPAPLAAGSEIAPAAESEGDGVRTDAQTGLANRTAFCEEVRRRVAEAHRYESKLSLMLVKVDNFSKMSGRHGAPAVDLILKTVSQFLTAGMREMDLVARYSDDRFSVLLPGTPLNQAVGVAERLRAAVARCPLRGKDLDLPISVSAGLAEVEQADDSAAFLKRGEAALQNSVQAGGDCTHYHTGQTIETFVLKEATV